One genomic window of Quadrisphaera setariae includes the following:
- a CDS encoding GNAT family N-acetyltransferase, translating to MSTEVVITPAPPSAPEAVAARASFCADVSTAMGVTWQLPVTADGDLAAPGGAFWLARSVEGTQDDDERGRVLGCVGARAVELAGGPAVEVKRLWVSSAARGLGLGTRLLDVAEGWARARGATRLVLDTRSELESATRLYRRTGWTEVAPYNDNTDAQLWFSEPLG from the coding sequence GTGAGCACCGAGGTCGTCATCACGCCCGCGCCGCCGTCCGCCCCCGAGGCGGTGGCGGCGCGGGCGTCGTTCTGCGCTGACGTCTCCACCGCCATGGGCGTCACCTGGCAGCTGCCGGTGACCGCGGACGGCGACCTCGCCGCCCCCGGCGGGGCGTTCTGGCTGGCCAGGTCCGTCGAGGGCACGCAGGACGACGACGAGCGCGGCCGCGTGCTGGGCTGCGTCGGCGCCCGTGCCGTCGAGCTGGCCGGCGGGCCGGCCGTGGAGGTCAAGCGCCTGTGGGTCTCGTCCGCGGCGCGCGGCCTGGGGCTCGGCACCCGGCTCCTAGACGTTGCGGAGGGCTGGGCCCGCGCCCGCGGCGCCACGCGCCTCGTGCTGGACACGCGCTCCGAGCTGGAGTCCGCCACCCGCCTGTACCGGCGCACCGGCTGGACCGAGGTGGCGCCCTACAACGACAACACCGACGCCCAGCTCTGGTTCTCCGAGCCCCTCGGCTAG
- a CDS encoding dicarboxylate/amino acid:cation symporter: MSSAAPDAPARQRSSSPLARLTRIPFGAQVIAGLVLGVVLGLVARTFGGVDADGAPVNWLVTTLDTVGSTFVTLLVALVPPLVLLAVITSIANLRQVAGAARLAGQTLLWFAITAAVSVAIGLTIGLLTDPGTRSGASAGSATYDGRTGSWLDFLTGVVPSNWLGLGASTSTQVAGDSVTSLAVTSTTSLKFNVLQLIVIAIAVGVAALKTGEKAEPFLAFARSALAVVQTVLWWVIRLAPLGTVGLLGTAVATYGWDALSPLGVFVVDVYVGLALVLFVLYPVLLKAHGLGVRRFFAGAWPAISLAFVSRSSVGTMPVTERVTERNLGVPRAYTSFAVPLGATTKMDGCAAIYPAIAAIFVAGFFGVDLSWTDYLLIAFVSVVGSAATAGLTGATVMLTLTLSTLGLPLAGVGLLLAIDPILDMGRTAVNVAGQALVPTIVAKREGILDRDRYDGRTVPTFLSEGEERAAEARAAQGTDDALVGAGSNGSPAARA, translated from the coding sequence GTGTCCTCTGCTGCTCCTGACGCCCCCGCGCGCCAGCGCTCGTCGTCCCCGCTCGCCCGCCTGACGCGCATCCCGTTCGGCGCGCAGGTCATCGCCGGTCTCGTCCTCGGCGTCGTGCTGGGCCTGGTGGCCCGCACCTTCGGCGGCGTCGACGCCGACGGCGCCCCGGTCAACTGGCTCGTCACCACCCTCGACACCGTCGGGTCGACCTTCGTCACCCTGCTCGTGGCGCTCGTCCCGCCGCTGGTGCTGCTGGCGGTCATCACCTCGATCGCCAACCTGCGGCAGGTGGCGGGCGCCGCGCGCCTGGCGGGCCAGACGCTGCTGTGGTTCGCCATCACCGCCGCCGTGTCGGTGGCGATCGGCCTGACCATCGGGCTGCTCACCGACCCCGGCACCCGCTCCGGTGCCTCGGCCGGGAGCGCCACCTACGACGGCCGCACCGGCTCGTGGCTGGACTTCCTCACCGGCGTCGTCCCGTCCAACTGGCTCGGGCTGGGCGCGAGCACGTCCACGCAGGTCGCCGGCGACTCCGTGACCAGCCTCGCCGTCACCTCGACGACGTCGCTGAAGTTCAACGTGCTGCAGCTCATCGTCATCGCGATCGCCGTCGGCGTCGCCGCGCTCAAGACGGGCGAGAAGGCGGAGCCGTTCCTCGCCTTCGCGCGCAGCGCCCTCGCCGTCGTCCAGACGGTGCTGTGGTGGGTCATCCGCCTCGCCCCGCTCGGGACCGTGGGCCTGCTGGGCACGGCCGTGGCCACGTACGGCTGGGACGCGCTCAGCCCGCTGGGCGTCTTCGTCGTCGACGTCTACGTCGGTCTGGCGCTGGTGCTCTTCGTGCTCTACCCGGTGCTGCTCAAGGCCCACGGCCTCGGCGTGCGCCGCTTCTTCGCGGGCGCGTGGCCGGCGATCTCCCTGGCGTTCGTCTCGCGCTCCTCGGTGGGCACCATGCCCGTGACCGAGCGCGTCACCGAGCGGAACCTCGGCGTGCCGCGCGCGTACACGAGCTTCGCCGTGCCGCTCGGCGCGACCACCAAGATGGACGGCTGCGCCGCGATCTACCCGGCCATCGCCGCGATCTTCGTGGCCGGGTTCTTCGGCGTGGACCTGAGCTGGACCGACTACCTGCTCATCGCGTTCGTCTCCGTGGTCGGCTCCGCGGCGACGGCGGGTCTCACCGGGGCCACGGTCATGCTGACCCTGACCCTGTCCACCCTGGGCCTGCCGCTGGCGGGCGTGGGTCTGCTGCTGGCCATCGACCCGATCCTCGACATGGGCCGCACCGCGGTGAACGTCGCCGGTCAGGCGCTCGTGCCGACCATCGTCGCGAAGCGCGAGGGCATCCTCGACCGCGACCGCTACGACGGCCGCACCGTGCCGACGTTCCTGTCCGAGGGCGAGGAGCGGGCTGCCGAGGCCCGCGCCGCCCAGGGCACCGACGACGCCCTCGTCGGCGCCGGCTCGAACGGCTCCCCCGCCGCCCGCGCCTGA
- a CDS encoding DUF885 domain-containing protein, which translates to MTSSPDSTDEMPRRTPSAVDAFADRYLEESVVLDPDMRVWYGLPGRTDEPTDASPEGVAARAEHARRTLAALEALAADPSVPMDATDEVTVAAMRDRLGLEVAVHDAGLDVGVLNVIDSPVQGTQEVFDLMPTDTAEQWAAIASRLGRTGQRLDQYRASLAAALAAGRPPARRQVEAVLGQVDGFVADDGAFARLGASARPDGAEPSAALAADLASGVRTAREAYTDLARHLREDVLPASRETDAVGREEYALLSRHHVGATLDLDEAYAWGLEEVARLEAEMSATAQRISPGATTREAIALLEADPTRQVVGKDALQAWMQQLSDSAVEALAGSHFDVPEPVRRLECRIAPSSSGVIYYTPPTEDFSRPGRMWWSVPPGVERFGTWRERTTVFHEGVPGHHLQIGQTMYRSATLNRWRRMMCFTSGHAEGWALYAERLMSDLGWLDDPADHLGMLDGSLFRAARVVVDIGLHCGLEAPAELGGGTWDAEKVWRFLSSHTFQAEEFLRFEHLRYLGWPGQAPAYKLGERVWLQLRAEAQQRSAAAGGEFDLKAWHRRALDVGSVPLDVLRQALAA; encoded by the coding sequence GTGACCTCGAGCCCTGACAGCACCGACGAGATGCCCCGCCGCACGCCCTCGGCCGTCGACGCCTTCGCCGACCGGTACCTCGAGGAGTCCGTGGTCCTCGACCCGGACATGCGGGTCTGGTACGGCCTGCCGGGGCGCACCGACGAGCCCACCGACGCCTCCCCCGAGGGCGTCGCCGCCCGCGCGGAGCACGCGCGCCGCACCCTGGCGGCCCTCGAGGCGCTGGCGGCGGACCCGTCGGTGCCGATGGATGCGACCGACGAGGTCACCGTCGCCGCGATGCGCGACCGGCTCGGCCTCGAGGTGGCCGTGCACGACGCTGGCCTCGACGTCGGCGTCCTCAACGTCATCGACTCCCCCGTGCAGGGCACCCAGGAGGTCTTCGACCTCATGCCCACCGACACCGCCGAGCAGTGGGCCGCGATCGCCTCCCGCCTCGGGCGGACCGGCCAGCGCCTCGACCAGTACCGCGCGTCCCTGGCGGCAGCGCTGGCCGCCGGGCGCCCGCCCGCGCGCCGGCAGGTGGAGGCCGTGCTGGGCCAGGTCGACGGGTTCGTCGCCGACGACGGCGCCTTCGCGCGCCTCGGTGCGAGCGCCCGCCCCGACGGGGCCGAGCCGTCCGCCGCGCTGGCGGCCGACCTCGCCTCCGGGGTGCGCACGGCCCGCGAGGCGTACACCGACCTGGCCCGCCACCTGCGCGAGGACGTGCTGCCCGCCTCCCGCGAGACCGACGCCGTGGGCCGCGAGGAGTACGCCCTGCTCAGCCGCCACCACGTGGGCGCCACCCTCGACCTCGACGAGGCGTACGCCTGGGGGCTGGAGGAGGTCGCGCGCCTGGAGGCCGAGATGAGCGCGACCGCGCAGCGCATCTCCCCCGGAGCCACCACCCGGGAGGCGATCGCCCTGCTCGAGGCCGACCCGACCCGCCAGGTGGTGGGCAAGGACGCCCTGCAGGCGTGGATGCAGCAGCTCTCCGACAGCGCCGTCGAGGCGCTGGCCGGCAGCCACTTCGACGTGCCCGAGCCGGTGCGGCGGCTGGAGTGCCGCATCGCGCCCAGCTCGTCGGGGGTCATCTACTACACGCCGCCCACCGAGGACTTCTCCCGGCCGGGGCGCATGTGGTGGTCGGTGCCGCCGGGCGTGGAGCGCTTCGGCACGTGGCGCGAGCGCACCACCGTCTTCCACGAGGGCGTCCCCGGTCACCACCTGCAGATCGGGCAGACCATGTACCGCAGCGCCACGCTCAACCGCTGGCGCCGGATGATGTGCTTCACCTCCGGGCACGCCGAGGGCTGGGCTCTGTACGCCGAGCGCCTCATGTCCGACCTCGGCTGGCTCGACGACCCGGCCGACCACCTGGGCATGCTCGACGGCTCCCTGTTCCGGGCGGCCCGCGTCGTCGTCGACATCGGCCTGCACTGCGGGCTCGAGGCGCCGGCGGAGCTGGGCGGGGGGACATGGGACGCCGAGAAGGTGTGGCGGTTCCTGTCCAGCCACACCTTCCAGGCGGAGGAGTTCCTGCGCTTTGAGCACCTGCGCTACCTGGGCTGGCCCGGCCAGGCCCCGGCGTACAAGCTCGGCGAGCGCGTGTGGCTGCAGCTGCGCGCCGAGGCGCAGCAGCGCTCCGCCGCGGCCGGCGGGGAGTTCGACCTCAAGGCGTGGCACCGCCGCGCCCTCGACGTCGGCTCGGTGCCGCTCGACGTGCTGCGCCAGGCCCTCGCCGCCTGA